From Camelina sativa cultivar DH55 chromosome 20, Cs, whole genome shotgun sequence, the proteins below share one genomic window:
- the LOC104772026 gene encoding uncharacterized protein LOC104772026 — MAAPFFSTPFQPYVYQSQQDTVTPFQILGGESQVVQIMLKSEEKVIAKPASMCYMSGSIEMENTYTPEQEVGVLQWLLGKSVTSVLLRNTGQNDGFVGIAAPYLARILPIDLAVFGGDILCQPDAFLCSVHDVKVVNSVDQRARNVVAAGAEGFLRQRLSGQGLAFILAGGSVVQKVLEVGEVLTIDVSCIAALTPSIDVQIKYNAPLRRAVFGGDNVVMATLTGPGIVFIQSLPFHRLSQRIARSVTSPNMRENPKLLIQIAIFAFLAYAVILSSLILTEV, encoded by the exons ATGGCCGCACCGTTCTTTTCAACTCCATTTCAGCCTTATGTCTACCAG AGTCAACAAGATACAGTTACACCTTTCCAGATTTTGGGTGGTGAATCCCAAGTTGTTCAG ATTATGTTAAAGTCAGAGGAGAAAGTGATTGCTAAGCCTG CTTCCATGTGCTACATGTCTGGTTCCATCGAGATGGAAAACACTTACACTCCTGAACAAGAAGTTGGAGTTCTTCAGTGGCTTTTGGGCAAGAGTGTCACCAGCGTGCTTCTTCGTAATACCGGCCAAAACGACGGCTTTGTTGGTATTGCTGCACCTTATTTGGCTAGGATTCTCCCG ATCGATTTGGCAGTGTTTGGAGGTGACATCTTATGCCAG CCAGATGCATTCCTTTGTTCCGTACATGATGTGAAGGTTGTCAACTCCGTTGACCAGAGGGCAAGAAACGTTGTTGCCGCTGGTGCAGAG GGATTTCTAAGACAACGCCTATCTGGACAAGGTCTTGCTTTTATCCTTGCTGGTGGCTCAG TTGTACAAAAAGTTCTGGAGGTAGGAGAAGTTCTTACCATTGACGTGTCTTGCATCGCTGCTCTCACTCCCTCGATCGACGtccaaatcaaatacaatgcTCCTTTGAGACGAGCAGTATTCGGG GGTGATAACGTAGTAATGGCGACTCTAACGGGGCCAGGCATTGTCTTCATCCAAAGCTTACCGTTTCATCGGCTCTCGCAGCGTATCGCAAG ATCGGTGACATCGCCAAACATGAGAGAAAATCCAAAATTGTTGATACAGATAGCAATATTTGCGTTCCTGGCATACGCTGTGATTCTATCTTCGTTGATCTTAACTGAAGTTTGA
- the LOC104772027 gene encoding uncharacterized protein LOC104772027 isoform X2: MLIPKNTSVLIRRVPGRPRITVITTQEPRVENKVENVQAETTNIPVADSSAAKYPEDEWDEFGTDLYSIPDAQDAQHINPCPDLAPADEKVDEESKIQALIDTPALDWQRQGPDTFGAGRGYGRGMTGRMNGRGFGMERKTPPPGYVCHRCNVPGHFIQHCPTNGDPNYDVKRVKPPTGIPKSMLMATPDGSYSLPSGAVAVLKPNEDAFEKEMEGLPSTTRSVGEFPPELKCPLCKEVMRDAALTSKCCFQSFCDKCIRDHIISKSRCVCGATDVLADDLLPNKTLRDTINRILEAGNDSTENAGSVGHIPDLESARCPPPKALSPTTSVASKGEKKPVLSNNNDASTIKPPMEVAEITSAPRASAEVNVEKPVDACESTQGSVIVKEATVSKLNTQAPKEEVQQQVAAGEPGKKKKKKARVPGNDMQWNPVPDLAGPDYMMPMGPGPQYFNGMQPGFNGVQPGFNGVQPGFNGFHPGFNGFGGPFPGAMPPFMGYGLNPMDMGFGGGMNMMHPDPFIAQGFGFPNIPPPHRDLAEMGNRMNLQRAMMGRDEAEARKAEMLRKRENERRTEGGKMFREGENSRMMMNNGTSASASSINPNKSRQAPPPPTHDYDRRRRPERQSPEHPPPRKNLSPSRDSKRKSDRYPEERDRQRDRERSSRHQDLDREQDRTRDRRDEERSRDHRHHRGDSERSQHHHRKRSEPRSSEPPAAAAAAKAEMIDNSHKSSVFARISFPEEETSSGKRRKVSSSSPPAAVAVGTSVHRHSSSRKEIEVADYESSDEDRHFKRKPSRYERSPPVVVADVSEDKHRYSKRGKGDRERSRA, translated from the exons ATGTTAATCCCAAAGAATACATCGGTCCTTATTCGTCGTGTTCCTGGACGCCCTCGCATCACTGTTATTACTACACAAGA GCCTAGAGTCGAGAATAAGGTGGAAAACGTTCAGGCTGAAACCACCAATATACCTGTTGCCGATTCATCTGCAGCTAAATAT CCTGAAGATGAGTGGGACGAGTTTGGGACTGATTTATATTCCATTCCTGATGCCCAAGATGCTCAGCATATTAATCCATGTCCTGATCTTGCACCAGCAGACGAGAAAGTAGATGAAGAAAGCAAAATTCAGGCGCTGATTGATACTCCAGCACTTGACTGGCAACG ACAAGGTCCAGATACTTTTGGTGCTGGGAGAGGTTACGGAAGGGGTATGACTGGAAGAATGAATGGACGTGGTTTTG GAATGGAAAGGAAAACGCCACCTCCAGGATATGTGTGCCATCGTTGCAATGTCCCTG GACATTTTATTCAGCATTGCCCCACAAATGGTGACCCTAACTATGATGTTAAGAGAGTTAAACCACCTACTGGTATCCCCAAGTCCATGTTGATGGCGACCCCAGATGGTTCTTATTCCTTGCCAAGTGGCGCAGTTGCAGTTCTTAAACCAAATGA GGATGCTTTTGAGAAGGAAATGGAGGGATTGCCATCAACAACACGCTCTGTAGGAGAATTTCCGCCTGAGCTAAAATGCCCATTATGCAAAGAAGTGATGAGAGATGCTGCGCTTACAAGCAAATGTTGTTTCCAGAGCTTCTGTGACAAGT GTATCAGAGATCACATTATTTCAAAGTCAAGGTGTGTTTGTGGAGCAACTGATGTACTTGCTGACGATCTTCTACCAAACAAGACCCTCAGGGATACCATAAACCGTATTTTGGAAGCTGGAAATGATAGCACTGAGAACGCCGGCAGCGTTGGCCATATCCCAG ATTTGGAGTCTGCACGCTGTCCACCTCCCAAGGCTCTATCTCCTACTACATCCGTTGCATCTAAAGGTGAGAAGAAACCAGTACTTAGTAACAATAACGATGCTTCAACCATAAAGCCGCCAATGGAAGTTGCAGAGATCACAAGTGCCCCTCGGGCATCTGCAGAAGTTAATGTGGAAAAGCCAGTTGATGCATGTGAAAGCACTCAAGGGTCCGTGATTGTGAAAGAAGCAACAGTTTCAAAGTTGAATACCCAAGCTCCCAAGGAAGAAGTGCAGCAGCAAGTTGCTGCTGGAGAGCCAG gaaaaaagaagaaaaagaaagccaGAGTGCCTGGGAATG ATATGCAATGGAATCCTGTGCCAGATTTAGCAGGCCCTGACTATATGATGCCAATGGGACCAGGTCCACAGTACTTCAATGGCATGCAACCTGGCTTCAACGGTGTACAACCAGGCTTTAACGGTGTTCAACCTGGGTTCAATGGCTTTCACCCCGGCTTCAATGGGTTTGGAGGCCCTTTTCCAGGCGCAATGCCTCCATTTATGGGTTACGGATTAAACCCAATGGACATGGGATTTGGTGGGGGTATGAATATGATGCATCCAGATCCGTTCATTGCACAAGGATTTGGGTTCCCTAATATACCACCACCTCACAG GGACCTAGCGGAAATGGGAAACCGCATGAATCTCCAACGTGCCATGATGGGCAGAGATGAAGCGGAAGCCCGAAAAGCTGAGATGCTGAGAAAACGTGAAAACGAGAGACGAACTGAAGG TGGGAAGATGTTTAGGGAAGGAGAGAATAGCAgaatgatgatgaacaatgggaCTTCAGCCTCTGCATCATCCATCAACCCTAATAAATCT AGACAAGCACCTCCGCCACCGACTCACGACTACGACCGTCGGAGAAGACCGGAGAGACAATCCCCAGAGCACCCTCCACCGCGCAAAAACTTATCTCCGTCGCGCGATTCCAAGAGAAAATCCGATCGTTATCCCGAAGAACGGGATCGGCAACGCGACCGTGAAAGGTCTTCTCGTCACCAAGACCTAGACCGTGAACAGGACCGCACTCGCGACCGTCGCGATGAAGAGAGAAGCCGGGACCACCGTCACCACCGTGGTGATTCGGAACGCAGCCAGCATCACCACCGCAAGAGATCGGAACCTCGTTCATCGGAGCCACCAGCTGCAGCAGCAGCGGCTAAAGCAGAGATGATTGATAATAGTCACAAGTCAAGCGTGTTCGCTCGTATAAGCTTTCCGGAGGAAGAAACATCTTCCGGTAAAAGGAGGAAAGTATCATCGTCTTCGCCGCCTGCAGCCGTCGCCGTGGGAACATCGGTTCACCGACACAGCAGCAGTCGGAAGGAAATAGAAGTAGCGGATTATGAATCGAGCGACGAAGACAGACATTTCAAGAGGAAGCCGTCAAGGTACGAGCGATCACCACCGGTGGTGGTTGCTGATGTCAGTGAAGATAAACATCGATACTCCAAGCGTGGCAAGGGAGACCGAGAGAGATCTCGAGCTTGa
- the LOC104772027 gene encoding uncharacterized protein LOC104772027 isoform X1, with protein MAIYYKFKSARDYDTVAMDGPFISVGILKDKIFETKHLGTGKDLDIVVSNAQTNEEYLDEAMLIPKNTSVLIRRVPGRPRITVITTQEPRVENKVENVQAETTNIPVADSSAAKYPEDEWDEFGTDLYSIPDAQDAQHINPCPDLAPADEKVDEESKIQALIDTPALDWQRQGPDTFGAGRGYGRGMTGRMNGRGFGMERKTPPPGYVCHRCNVPGHFIQHCPTNGDPNYDVKRVKPPTGIPKSMLMATPDGSYSLPSGAVAVLKPNEDAFEKEMEGLPSTTRSVGEFPPELKCPLCKEVMRDAALTSKCCFQSFCDKCIRDHIISKSRCVCGATDVLADDLLPNKTLRDTINRILEAGNDSTENAGSVGHIPDLESARCPPPKALSPTTSVASKGEKKPVLSNNNDASTIKPPMEVAEITSAPRASAEVNVEKPVDACESTQGSVIVKEATVSKLNTQAPKEEVQQQVAAGEPGKKKKKKARVPGNDMQWNPVPDLAGPDYMMPMGPGPQYFNGMQPGFNGVQPGFNGVQPGFNGFHPGFNGFGGPFPGAMPPFMGYGLNPMDMGFGGGMNMMHPDPFIAQGFGFPNIPPPHRDLAEMGNRMNLQRAMMGRDEAEARKAEMLRKRENERRTEGGKMFREGENSRMMMNNGTSASASSINPNKSRQAPPPPTHDYDRRRRPERQSPEHPPPRKNLSPSRDSKRKSDRYPEERDRQRDRERSSRHQDLDREQDRTRDRRDEERSRDHRHHRGDSERSQHHHRKRSEPRSSEPPAAAAAAKAEMIDNSHKSSVFARISFPEEETSSGKRRKVSSSSPPAAVAVGTSVHRHSSSRKEIEVADYESSDEDRHFKRKPSRYERSPPVVVADVSEDKHRYSKRGKGDRERSRA; from the exons ATGGCAATTTATTACAAGTTTAAGAGTGCAAGGGATTATGATACCGTTGCCATGGATGGTCCTTTTATATCAGTCGGTATTCTCAAAGACAAAATTTTCGAAACTAAGCATTTGGGCACTGGTAAAGACCTTGATATTGTCGTCTCCAATGCCCAAACTAACGAAG AGTATCTGGATGAAGCAATGTTAATCCCAAAGAATACATCGGTCCTTATTCGTCGTGTTCCTGGACGCCCTCGCATCACTGTTATTACTACACAAGA GCCTAGAGTCGAGAATAAGGTGGAAAACGTTCAGGCTGAAACCACCAATATACCTGTTGCCGATTCATCTGCAGCTAAATAT CCTGAAGATGAGTGGGACGAGTTTGGGACTGATTTATATTCCATTCCTGATGCCCAAGATGCTCAGCATATTAATCCATGTCCTGATCTTGCACCAGCAGACGAGAAAGTAGATGAAGAAAGCAAAATTCAGGCGCTGATTGATACTCCAGCACTTGACTGGCAACG ACAAGGTCCAGATACTTTTGGTGCTGGGAGAGGTTACGGAAGGGGTATGACTGGAAGAATGAATGGACGTGGTTTTG GAATGGAAAGGAAAACGCCACCTCCAGGATATGTGTGCCATCGTTGCAATGTCCCTG GACATTTTATTCAGCATTGCCCCACAAATGGTGACCCTAACTATGATGTTAAGAGAGTTAAACCACCTACTGGTATCCCCAAGTCCATGTTGATGGCGACCCCAGATGGTTCTTATTCCTTGCCAAGTGGCGCAGTTGCAGTTCTTAAACCAAATGA GGATGCTTTTGAGAAGGAAATGGAGGGATTGCCATCAACAACACGCTCTGTAGGAGAATTTCCGCCTGAGCTAAAATGCCCATTATGCAAAGAAGTGATGAGAGATGCTGCGCTTACAAGCAAATGTTGTTTCCAGAGCTTCTGTGACAAGT GTATCAGAGATCACATTATTTCAAAGTCAAGGTGTGTTTGTGGAGCAACTGATGTACTTGCTGACGATCTTCTACCAAACAAGACCCTCAGGGATACCATAAACCGTATTTTGGAAGCTGGAAATGATAGCACTGAGAACGCCGGCAGCGTTGGCCATATCCCAG ATTTGGAGTCTGCACGCTGTCCACCTCCCAAGGCTCTATCTCCTACTACATCCGTTGCATCTAAAGGTGAGAAGAAACCAGTACTTAGTAACAATAACGATGCTTCAACCATAAAGCCGCCAATGGAAGTTGCAGAGATCACAAGTGCCCCTCGGGCATCTGCAGAAGTTAATGTGGAAAAGCCAGTTGATGCATGTGAAAGCACTCAAGGGTCCGTGATTGTGAAAGAAGCAACAGTTTCAAAGTTGAATACCCAAGCTCCCAAGGAAGAAGTGCAGCAGCAAGTTGCTGCTGGAGAGCCAG gaaaaaagaagaaaaagaaagccaGAGTGCCTGGGAATG ATATGCAATGGAATCCTGTGCCAGATTTAGCAGGCCCTGACTATATGATGCCAATGGGACCAGGTCCACAGTACTTCAATGGCATGCAACCTGGCTTCAACGGTGTACAACCAGGCTTTAACGGTGTTCAACCTGGGTTCAATGGCTTTCACCCCGGCTTCAATGGGTTTGGAGGCCCTTTTCCAGGCGCAATGCCTCCATTTATGGGTTACGGATTAAACCCAATGGACATGGGATTTGGTGGGGGTATGAATATGATGCATCCAGATCCGTTCATTGCACAAGGATTTGGGTTCCCTAATATACCACCACCTCACAG GGACCTAGCGGAAATGGGAAACCGCATGAATCTCCAACGTGCCATGATGGGCAGAGATGAAGCGGAAGCCCGAAAAGCTGAGATGCTGAGAAAACGTGAAAACGAGAGACGAACTGAAGG TGGGAAGATGTTTAGGGAAGGAGAGAATAGCAgaatgatgatgaacaatgggaCTTCAGCCTCTGCATCATCCATCAACCCTAATAAATCT AGACAAGCACCTCCGCCACCGACTCACGACTACGACCGTCGGAGAAGACCGGAGAGACAATCCCCAGAGCACCCTCCACCGCGCAAAAACTTATCTCCGTCGCGCGATTCCAAGAGAAAATCCGATCGTTATCCCGAAGAACGGGATCGGCAACGCGACCGTGAAAGGTCTTCTCGTCACCAAGACCTAGACCGTGAACAGGACCGCACTCGCGACCGTCGCGATGAAGAGAGAAGCCGGGACCACCGTCACCACCGTGGTGATTCGGAACGCAGCCAGCATCACCACCGCAAGAGATCGGAACCTCGTTCATCGGAGCCACCAGCTGCAGCAGCAGCGGCTAAAGCAGAGATGATTGATAATAGTCACAAGTCAAGCGTGTTCGCTCGTATAAGCTTTCCGGAGGAAGAAACATCTTCCGGTAAAAGGAGGAAAGTATCATCGTCTTCGCCGCCTGCAGCCGTCGCCGTGGGAACATCGGTTCACCGACACAGCAGCAGTCGGAAGGAAATAGAAGTAGCGGATTATGAATCGAGCGACGAAGACAGACATTTCAAGAGGAAGCCGTCAAGGTACGAGCGATCACCACCGGTGGTGGTTGCTGATGTCAGTGAAGATAAACATCGATACTCCAAGCGTGGCAAGGGAGACCGAGAGAGATCTCGAGCTTGa